One genomic window of Magnolia sinica isolate HGM2019 chromosome 3, MsV1, whole genome shotgun sequence includes the following:
- the LOC131241391 gene encoding heavy metal-associated isoprenylated plant protein 35-like codes for MAKEGDLKRVELKVSVNCCEGCKRKVKKTLQSISGVLETQIDGSQPKVTVIGKVDSQILIKKLGRVGKSAEIWPNENQKTNKEEKKAGSNGKEEIVTTSAKDKDNKVDDGKKSGGEKCSKCSTPCNVEKSKGSESGNNNGGDKKGGEKDPKKADESHTNCAPPEVMKKVYPPPQEGMFHDAGNIVSYPPYYYPFEPSTVPLPYYTVSAYTTHLPYPVQDRYYLEVPVSRLMVQPPGPRLTEYFNDENTSGCSVM; via the exons ATGGCCAAAGAAGGAGACTTAAAG AGAGTTGAGTTGAAGGTCTCAGTTAACTGCTGTGAGGGTTGCAAGAGGAAGGTGAAGAAAACCTTGCAAAGCATTAGTG GGGTTCTAGAGACCCAAATCGATGGGTCGCAGCCGAAGGTCACTGTCATTGGCAAGGTGGATTCTCAAATTCTCATCAAGAAGCTGGGGAGAGTAGGGAAGTCCGCGGAAATATGGCCTAATGAGAATCAAAAGactaacaaagaagaaaagaaagcagGAAGCAATGGCAAGGAAGAAATTGTCACCACAAGTGCTAAAGACAAGGACAACAAGGTCGACGATGGAAAGAAATCCGGTGGCGAGAAATGCAGTAAATGCTCAACACCTTGCAATGTAGAAAAGAGCAAAGGAAGTGAGAGTGGAAATAACAATGGAGGAGAcaagaaaggaggagaaaaggATCCCAAAAAGGCCGATGAGAGCCATACCAACTGCGCACCGCCAGAGGTCATGAAGAAGGTATATCCTCCTCCTCAGGAAGGCATGTTTCACGACGCCGGCAACATTGTATCTTATCCGCCATATTATTATCCGTTCGAGCCCTCTACGGTCCCCTTACCATATTATACTGTAAGTGCCTACACAACCCATCTGCCGTACCCGGTTCAAGACCGATACTATCTTGAAGTGCCGGTGTCCCGACTAATGGTGCAGCCACCAGGGCCACGGCTCACTGAGTATTTCAACGATGAGAACACCTCTGGATGTTCTGTAATGTGA